One region of Roseicitreum antarcticum genomic DNA includes:
- the ndk gene encoding nucleoside-diphosphate kinase, producing MALQRTFSIIKPDATNRNLTGAINAKLEAAGLRIIAQKRIHLSKAQAGVFYAVHAERPFYDELCEFMASAPIVVQVLEGDDAVAKNREVMGATNPADAADGTIRKEFALSIGENSVHGSDAPETAAEEIAYFFAGLELVG from the coding sequence ATGGCCCTGCAACGTACTTTCTCGATCATCAAGCCGGACGCAACCAACCGCAACCTGACGGGCGCGATCAACGCCAAGCTGGAAGCCGCCGGTCTGCGCATCATCGCGCAAAAGCGCATCCACCTGTCGAAAGCACAGGCGGGCGTTTTCTATGCCGTGCATGCGGAACGTCCGTTCTATGACGAGCTGTGCGAATTCATGGCATCCGCGCCGATCGTGGTGCAGGTGCTGGAAGGTGACGACGCTGTTGCGAAGAACCGCGAAGTGATGGGCGCCACCAACCCCGCCGATGCTGCTGATGGCACCATCCGCAAGGAATTCGCGCTGTCGATCGGCGAAAACTCGGTCCACGGGTCCGATGCACCGGAAACCGCCGCTGAAGAGATCGCTTATTTCTTCGCCGGGCTGGAACTGGTCGGCTGA
- a CDS encoding ABC-F family ATP-binding cassette domain-containing protein has translation MLSISDLSYSIEGRPLFEGASVNIPTGHKVGLVGRNGAGKTTLFRLIRGELALEGGGISLPSRAKIGGVAQEVPSNEVSLINTVLAADTERAGLMAEADTTTDPTRIAEVQTRLADIDAWSAEARASAILKGLGFDTEAQQRPCSDFSGGWRMRVALAGVLFAEPDLLLLDEPTNYLDLEGALWLEAYLQKYPHTVLIISHDRGLLNRAVGAILHLDDRKLTLYTGSYDTFAKTRAEQRAVLVAEAKKQDVRRAHLQSFVDRFKAKASKARQAQSRVKMLEKMDTITPPAEAAKHVFTFPAPEELSPPIINMESISVGYDGPPVLRNLGLRIDQDDRIALLGRNGQGKSTLSKFLAEKLEGTGGQITRHSKLRIGYFAQHQVDELELHETPIQHLQRMRPNEAPPRLRARLAGFGLMADQAETEVGRLSGGQKARLSLLLATLDAPHLLILDEPTNHLDIESREALVEALTSYTGAVVLVSHDMHLLSLVADRLWLVHDGSVTNYEDDLETYRKMLLAGDDNPKPAKPKAEKPKPKRASHDQVQALRAEARKAEARVQKLNEMRDKLAKKLADPELYEKGREGEAETWQKKYAEVMNGLDRAEALWLDAQEKLETALGD, from the coding sequence ATGCTCAGTATTTCAGATCTCTCGTATTCCATCGAAGGCCGCCCCCTGTTCGAGGGCGCTTCCGTGAACATTCCCACCGGCCACAAGGTCGGCCTTGTGGGGCGCAACGGCGCGGGCAAGACCACGCTCTTTCGCCTGATCCGGGGCGAACTGGCGCTGGAAGGCGGCGGCATCTCGCTGCCCTCGCGCGCCAAGATCGGCGGCGTCGCCCAAGAAGTGCCCTCGAACGAGGTGTCGCTCATCAACACGGTGCTTGCCGCCGATACCGAACGCGCAGGCCTGATGGCCGAGGCCGACACCACCACCGACCCCACCCGCATCGCCGAGGTGCAGACCCGGCTGGCCGATATCGACGCCTGGTCGGCGGAAGCGCGCGCCAGCGCGATCCTGAAGGGGCTGGGGTTCGATACCGAGGCCCAGCAGCGCCCCTGTTCCGACTTCTCGGGCGGGTGGCGGATGCGCGTGGCGCTGGCGGGGGTGCTGTTTGCCGAGCCTGACCTGCTGCTCCTCGATGAGCCGACGAACTATCTGGATCTCGAAGGCGCGCTGTGGCTAGAGGCGTATTTGCAAAAATACCCCCATACCGTTCTTATCATCAGCCACGACCGGGGCCTTTTGAACCGCGCGGTCGGCGCGATCTTGCATCTCGATGACCGCAAGCTGACGCTGTACACCGGCAGCTACGACACCTTCGCCAAGACCCGCGCCGAACAGCGCGCCGTCCTGGTGGCCGAGGCAAAGAAGCAAGACGTCCGCCGCGCGCATCTGCAAAGCTTCGTGGACCGCTTCAAAGCCAAGGCATCCAAGGCCCGGCAAGCGCAATCGCGCGTCAAGATGCTGGAAAAGATGGACACGATCACGCCGCCCGCCGAGGCCGCGAAGCACGTCTTCACCTTCCCCGCGCCAGAGGAACTTTCGCCGCCCATCATCAATATGGAAAGCATTTCCGTGGGTTACGACGGCCCACCCGTGCTGCGCAACCTTGGCCTGCGTATTGATCAAGATGACCGCATCGCGCTTTTGGGCCGCAACGGGCAGGGCAAATCGACCCTGTCGAAGTTCCTCGCGGAAAAGCTGGAAGGCACCGGCGGGCAGATCACCCGGCATTCAAAGCTGCGCATCGGCTATTTCGCCCAGCATCAGGTGGATGAGCTGGAGCTGCATGAAACGCCGATCCAGCACCTGCAACGCATGCGCCCGAACGAGGCCCCGCCCCGCCTGCGCGCACGCCTTGCGGGTTTCGGTCTGATGGCAGATCAGGCCGAAACCGAAGTCGGGCGCCTGTCGGGCGGGCAAAAGGCGCGGCTCTCGCTGCTGCTGGCCACGCTGGACGCCCCGCACCTGCTGATCCTCGATGAGCCGACAAACCACCTCGACATCGAAAGCCGCGAGGCGCTGGTCGAGGCGCTGACCAGCTATACCGGCGCGGTCGTGCTTGTCAGCCACGACATGCACCTGCTGTCGCTGGTCGCCGACCGGCTGTGGCTGGTGCACGACGGCAGTGTGACGAATTACGAAGACGATCTTGAGACCTATCGCAAGATGCTGCTGGCGGGCGATGACAACCCCAAACCCGCCAAGCCGAAGGCGGAAAAGCCAAAGCCAAAACGCGCCAGCCACGACCAGGTGCAGGCCCTGCGCGCCGAGGCCCGCAAGGCCGAAGCCCGGGTGCAAAAGCTCAATGAGATGCGCGACAAGCTGGCCAAGAAACTCGCCGACCCCGAACTTTATGAAAAGGGCCGCGAGGGCGAGGCCGAGACCTGGCAAAAGAAATACGCCGAGGTGATGAACGGCCTCGACCGGGCCGAAGCGCTGTGGCTCGACGCGCAGGAAAAGCTGGAAACCGCGCTGGGGGATTGA
- the bcsA gene encoding UDP-forming cellulose synthase catalytic subunit translates to MSAFIANRPLKTGEMLIFAIWLLLMIPLLAFVSIPTSTAVQGILGLAAVLVVAVLKPVTNRNMVARFALLSIASLVVMRYWSWRVMETLPAPEYPVSFAAAMLLFAVETYAIMVFFLSSFMTADPIERTLPPKVAAADLPTVDILVPSYNEPVEMLSVTLSAAKNMHYPAHKRTVVLCDDGGTDQRCNSDDAGLAERSRARRRALQALCNDLGVLYMTRARNESAKAGNMSSALERLNGDLVVVFDADHVPARDFLARTVGYFVQDPKLFLVQTPHFFLNPDPIDRNIGLRKDCPPENEMFYHQGHRGLDRWGGAFFCGSAAVLRREALDSVGGFAGETITEDAETALEIHSQGWKSLYVDHAMIAGLQPETFTSFIEQRGRWATGMMQLLILKNPLRRKGLSMTQRLCYLNSMTFWLFPLVRLTFILAPLAYLFFGLQIFVATIQEVLVYMTSYMAISFMVQNALYGRVRWPLISELYETAQAPYLASAIFKTFWRPRAAKFNVTAKDEVLEEDYLSPIYAPLLTIWVLAGLGVIAAGVRWMLYPGDHNILMIVGGWAVFNFLIVSASLRVLAERQQRRAVPRVPMQVPAVAALGRSVEQFVSATVLDASTSGARLSLRPSPETRPEDLAKIEKGFVFFFTPEFPKSPHLENAVRVQVQSVVRSGNSYVVGVKYDPDQPMIVRETVAHLIFGDSAVWEAIRAGRTRQKGLLVGMGYVVVLAFSGIWHTAIAIKNEPARLRRLRERERISGRSEAVPAHLLAFGEAFDPPPAARPVPISPAARSQHAAPAMTPAVPLQGVAPTSLPQGGPGHGGPLQGGSVPGGQIPGGQLPGGQLPGGPVPGGSRTDPKAQGAQGGMGQPLMSQHTSGQDDAGQGGGAPMFSTDWRSTT, encoded by the coding sequence ATGAGTGCATTCATCGCCAACCGACCGCTGAAGACCGGAGAGATGTTGATCTTCGCCATCTGGCTTTTGCTGATGATCCCGCTTCTGGCATTTGTCAGCATCCCGACATCGACGGCGGTGCAGGGGATTCTGGGGCTGGCGGCGGTGTTGGTGGTGGCGGTGCTGAAACCCGTGACCAACCGCAACATGGTCGCGCGCTTCGCGCTGCTGTCCATCGCCAGTCTGGTGGTGATGCGCTACTGGTCCTGGCGCGTGATGGAGACGCTGCCCGCACCGGAATACCCGGTGTCGTTTGCCGCCGCGATGCTGCTGTTTGCGGTGGAAACCTATGCAATCATGGTGTTTTTCCTCAGCTCTTTCATGACCGCCGACCCGATCGAGCGCACGCTGCCCCCCAAGGTGGCCGCCGCCGATCTGCCCACGGTGGATATTCTGGTTCCCAGCTACAACGAGCCGGTGGAGATGCTGAGCGTCACGCTGTCGGCGGCGAAGAACATGCATTACCCCGCACACAAGCGCACGGTGGTTCTGTGCGATGACGGCGGCACCGATCAGCGCTGCAATTCCGACGATGCCGGGCTGGCCGAGCGGTCGCGCGCACGGCGGCGCGCGTTGCAGGCTTTGTGCAACGATCTGGGCGTTCTTTACATGACGCGGGCGCGCAACGAGAGTGCGAAGGCTGGCAACATGTCTTCGGCGCTGGAGCGGCTGAACGGCGATCTGGTGGTGGTGTTCGATGCCGACCACGTACCCGCGCGCGACTTTCTGGCGCGTACCGTGGGGTATTTCGTGCAGGATCCGAAGCTGTTTCTGGTGCAGACGCCGCACTTCTTCCTCAACCCCGACCCGATCGACCGCAACATCGGGCTGCGCAAGGATTGCCCGCCGGAAAACGAGATGTTCTATCATCAGGGGCACCGGGGGCTGGACCGTTGGGGGGGCGCGTTCTTCTGCGGTTCGGCCGCCGTGCTGCGGCGCGAGGCGCTGGACAGCGTGGGCGGTTTTGCCGGTGAGACCATCACCGAGGATGCCGAAACCGCGCTGGAAATCCACAGCCAGGGCTGGAAGAGCCTTTATGTCGATCACGCCATGATTGCCGGGCTGCAACCCGAGACGTTTACCAGTTTCATCGAACAGCGCGGGCGCTGGGCGACGGGGATGATGCAACTGCTGATCTTGAAGAACCCGTTGCGCCGCAAGGGCCTGAGCATGACGCAGCGGCTGTGCTACCTGAACTCCATGACGTTCTGGTTGTTCCCGCTGGTGCGGCTGACGTTCATCCTGGCGCCGCTGGCCTATCTGTTCTTTGGCCTGCAGATCTTTGTGGCGACGATTCAGGAAGTGCTGGTGTACATGACCAGCTACATGGCCATCAGCTTCATGGTGCAAAACGCGCTTTATGGCCGCGTGCGCTGGCCGCTGATCTCGGAGCTTTATGAGACGGCGCAGGCGCCCTATCTGGCCAGCGCGATTTTCAAGACTTTCTGGAGGCCGCGCGCGGCCAAGTTCAACGTGACCGCGAAGGATGAGGTGCTGGAGGAAGATTACCTGTCGCCGATCTATGCGCCGCTGTTGACGATCTGGGTGCTGGCGGGGCTGGGTGTGATCGCGGCAGGGGTGCGCTGGATGCTGTATCCGGGCGACCACAACATCTTGATGATCGTCGGCGGCTGGGCGGTGTTCAACTTCCTTATCGTGTCGGCATCGTTGCGGGTGCTGGCCGAACGCCAGCAGCGCCGCGCCGTACCGCGTGTGCCGATGCAGGTGCCCGCCGTGGCCGCGCTGGGCCGGTCGGTAGAGCAATTTGTCAGCGCGACGGTGCTCGATGCGTCGACCAGCGGCGCGCGGCTGAGCCTGCGCCCGTCGCCCGAGACGCGGCCCGAGGATCTGGCGAAGATCGAAAAGGGCTTCGTGTTCTTCTTCACGCCGGAATTCCCAAAATCGCCGCATCTGGAAAACGCCGTGCGGGTGCAGGTGCAATCGGTGGTGCGGTCCGGCAACAGCTATGTGGTGGGGGTGAAATATGACCCTGACCAGCCGATGATCGTGCGCGAAACGGTGGCGCATCTGATCTTTGGCGACAGTGCCGTCTGGGAGGCGATCCGCGCGGGTCGCACCCGTCAGAAGGGTTTGCTGGTCGGCATGGGCTATGTCGTCGTGCTGGCGTTCAGCGGCATCTGGCACACCGCGATTGCCATCAAGAATGAGCCTGCGCGTCTGCGCCGCCTGCGTGAACGCGAGCGTATCTCGGGCCGGTCGGAAGCGGTGCCCGCGCATCTTCTGGCCTTTGGCGAGGCTTTCGATCCGCCGCCCGCCGCGCGCCCCGTGCCGATTTCGCCTGCCGCGCGGTCACAGCACGCGGCCCCGGCGATGACGCCTGCGGTGCCGTTGCAAGGCGTGGCGCCGACGTCGCTGCCGCAGGGTGGCCCCGGTCACGGCGGACCATTGCAGGGCGGGTCCGTTCCCGGTGGGCAGATTCCCGGTGGGCAGCTTCCTGGGGGGCAGCTTCCCGGTGGGCCCGTTCCTGGCGGGTCCCGGACGGACCCGAAGGCGCAGGGTGCGCAGGGTGGAATGGGCCAACCTTTGATGAGCCAGCACACATCAGGTCAGGACGATGCGGGGCAGGGCGGTGGCGCGCCGATGTTCTCGACCGACTGGAGGTCTACGACATGA
- a CDS encoding glycosyl hydrolase family 8 has product MIRRDCLKILGANLLTAGAVAPAAALASGAFVPGAARAMVPVNLADSARPLWQAWKATHLDATGRVIDRLQGDSSHSEGQGYGMVLATEFNDPEAFAAMFGWTEMHLKQRGDGLLSWRWLPGTLNAVPDRNNASDGDLFYAWALLRAARAFGDQRYLDRAVQVAQDLAAACIVRNPADRDRLVMLPASVGFAHDDAISVNPSYYMPLAMREVAAGTGVSALGVAAQDADALLATLAGGGLIPDWVDISPAGMGPSARMSANSGYEALRVPLFLIWSGMSEHPAVRQAASVYGRTVTPGAPVPTVMEPASGVVLESSPDAGYRALAGLVTCSVRAPGSVGADMPPYSTRQPYYPATLQMFAMIAANQILPECVPL; this is encoded by the coding sequence ATGATCAGACGCGATTGCCTGAAAATTCTTGGTGCGAACCTGCTGACTGCGGGGGCTGTGGCCCCGGCTGCGGCGCTGGCTTCCGGGGCCTTCGTGCCGGGGGCTGCCCGCGCGATGGTGCCGGTCAATCTGGCCGACAGCGCGCGACCGCTGTGGCAGGCGTGGAAAGCCACGCATCTGGATGCCACGGGCCGGGTGATCGACCGGTTGCAAGGCGATTCCAGCCATTCCGAGGGGCAGGGCTATGGCATGGTCCTTGCCACCGAGTTCAACGACCCCGAGGCCTTTGCCGCGATGTTTGGCTGGACCGAGATGCATCTGAAGCAGCGCGGTGACGGGCTGTTGTCCTGGCGCTGGCTGCCCGGCACGCTGAATGCCGTGCCGGACCGCAACAACGCCAGCGACGGTGATCTGTTCTATGCCTGGGCGCTGTTGCGTGCCGCGCGGGCTTTTGGCGACCAGCGGTATCTGGACCGCGCGGTGCAGGTTGCGCAGGATCTGGCGGCGGCCTGTATCGTGCGCAACCCCGCCGACCGGGATCGGCTGGTGATGCTGCCTGCGTCGGTCGGGTTCGCGCATGATGACGCGATCTCGGTCAACCCGTCCTATTACATGCCGCTGGCCATGCGTGAGGTTGCCGCGGGAACCGGCGTCAGCGCTTTGGGTGTCGCTGCGCAGGATGCGGATGCGTTGCTGGCCACGCTGGCGGGTGGCGGGTTGATCCCCGATTGGGTCGATATCTCGCCTGCGGGGATGGGGCCGTCGGCGCGCATGTCGGCCAACAGCGGGTACGAGGCGTTGCGCGTGCCGCTGTTCCTGATCTGGTCGGGCATGTCGGAGCATCCGGCGGTGCGGCAGGCGGCGTCGGTCTATGGCCGTACGGTTACGCCCGGCGCGCCCGTGCCGACGGTGATGGAGCCCGCGTCTGGCGTGGTGCTGGAATCCAGTCCCGATGCAGGCTACCGCGCGTTGGCGGGGCTGGTCACCTGTTCGGTGCGTGCGCCGGGCAGTGTCGGGGCCGACATGCCGCCCTACAGCACGCGCCAGCCCTATTACCCCGCGACCTTGCAGATGTTTGCGATGATCGCCGCCAATCAGATTTTGCCCGAATGTGTGCCGCTATGA
- a CDS encoding cellulose biosynthesis cyclic di-GMP-binding regulatory protein BcsB, translating into MIGRISQMMQAQCAPGKGAALALSVTLGAAFCLPVGAAAQGQPAAPLIVLPVDDGPALSPEMQENLLDMRIGADRRRAPEPDVAPPPPLIASPLRALRVSDALRANVLRFSGERHVEDFSLFVADPDALPTGERALVLSMISSVNVLPERSEARVSINGTFVGALELANFTEFTPARFAIPAGALRAGHNDVQITVAQHHRIYCGPEASFALWSEIDLAGSGLSLGDTLQATGPEAFLMGLAAQAVQPGGVEVRGAEGLGAARSQWLSLISARLSNVMAGAPLVYRFTPYWSLEGEAAARARVTFVPGLANRVSFQRGADGAQVMVVEYVEGAAPGALNLPELAFAARAPSPRPVLIDADREVALSEFGFETLRVSQRYHRSDHSFRLPDDWLVLTAAKARIRFDYVYAQGLPEGAMLLLIVNNETIRMLPLRGEGGEYITMFPIDFEARLLRAGVNTLSFEVLLPGQPADLPCAVSEGPVLEISETSTLHVPYSPSMYLPDMGLAFNALGPDSLRVNDLSARSYSVEDRIMLASALSRAQMGRDAGGRPAALASLNLMSLDDLGSVPFGDFAISRRIIEDVLLAPAGGAQTGNGAQTGNGAQTGTGAETTTPNPFINVRQSEGYTAAFSRIGQSLSDVATEASYWLFPRKGTMLEDWMATQSGQAILMQLDGTRPDAIWMVRAPGSDMTQIATALISGRAGTFDGPHGQVAVLDHAGQWQSWIAPDRKPVLLEDWSLANARHAMGNFVSAQPISYVFGVFFIALISAALALRLIISTREHDT; encoded by the coding sequence ATGATCGGGCGGATTTCACAGATGATGCAGGCGCAGTGCGCGCCGGGCAAGGGGGCAGCCCTGGCGCTGTCGGTCACGCTGGGGGCGGCGTTCTGCCTGCCCGTCGGTGCGGCGGCACAGGGCCAGCCGGCCGCGCCGTTGATCGTGTTGCCGGTGGATGACGGCCCCGCGCTGAGCCCCGAGATGCAAGAAAACCTGCTGGACATGCGCATCGGCGCCGACCGACGCCGCGCGCCCGAACCCGACGTGGCGCCGCCGCCGCCGCTGATCGCGTCGCCTTTGCGGGCGCTGCGGGTCAGTGACGCGTTGCGCGCGAACGTGCTACGCTTCAGCGGCGAGCGGCATGTCGAGGATTTCTCGCTTTTCGTGGCGGACCCTGACGCATTGCCGACGGGGGAGCGCGCGCTGGTGCTGAGCATGATTTCCAGCGTCAATGTGCTGCCTGAACGGTCCGAGGCGCGGGTCAGCATCAACGGCACCTTCGTCGGTGCGTTGGAACTGGCGAATTTCACCGAGTTCACGCCCGCGCGGTTCGCTATTCCTGCGGGCGCGCTGCGCGCCGGGCATAACGACGTGCAGATCACGGTAGCGCAGCATCACCGGATTTATTGCGGGCCGGAAGCGTCCTTTGCGCTGTGGTCCGAGATTGATCTGGCGGGCAGCGGGCTGTCGCTGGGCGACACGTTGCAGGCCACAGGCCCCGAGGCGTTTCTGATGGGGCTGGCCGCGCAGGCGGTTCAGCCCGGTGGGGTCGAGGTGCGCGGGGCCGAAGGGCTGGGCGCGGCGCGGTCACAATGGCTGTCGCTGATCAGCGCGCGGCTGAGCAATGTCATGGCCGGTGCGCCGCTGGTCTACCGCTTCACGCCTTATTGGAGCCTGGAGGGCGAAGCCGCCGCGCGTGCCCGTGTCACCTTCGTGCCGGGTCTTGCCAACCGTGTCTCATTCCAGCGTGGTGCCGATGGCGCGCAGGTCATGGTGGTGGAATACGTCGAAGGTGCGGCCCCGGGTGCGTTGAACCTGCCCGAGCTGGCTTTTGCCGCGCGCGCGCCGTCGCCCCGCCCCGTGCTGATCGACGCGGACCGCGAGGTGGCGCTGTCTGAATTCGGCTTTGAGACGCTGCGCGTCAGCCAGCGGTATCACCGCAGCGACCACAGTTTCCGACTGCCCGATGACTGGCTGGTGCTGACCGCCGCAAAGGCGCGCATCCGCTTCGATTATGTTTATGCGCAGGGGCTGCCCGAGGGGGCGATGCTGCTGCTGATCGTGAACAATGAGACGATCCGCATGCTGCCACTGCGCGGCGAGGGCGGGGAATACATCACCATGTTCCCCATCGACTTTGAGGCGCGGCTGCTGCGCGCGGGCGTCAATACGCTGTCCTTCGAGGTGCTGCTGCCCGGCCAGCCCGCCGATCTGCCCTGTGCGGTCAGCGAGGGTCCGGTTCTGGAGATCAGCGAGACCTCGACCCTGCATGTGCCCTACAGCCCGTCGATGTATCTGCCCGACATGGGGCTGGCCTTCAACGCGCTGGGGCCTGACAGCCTGCGGGTCAATGACCTGAGCGCGCGGTCCTACAGTGTGGAAGACCGCATCATGCTGGCCTCGGCGTTGTCGCGGGCCCAGATGGGGCGGGATGCCGGAGGGCGCCCGGCCGCGCTGGCCAGCCTGAACCTGATGTCGCTCGATGACCTCGGTTCGGTTCCCTTCGGGGATTTCGCGATCAGCCGCCGTATCATCGAGGATGTGCTGCTGGCGCCTGCGGGCGGGGCGCAGACGGGCAACGGGGCGCAGACGGGCAACGGGGCGCAGACGGGTACCGGGGCGGAAACGACCACGCCCAACCCCTTCATCAACGTGCGTCAGAGCGAGGGGTATACTGCGGCTTTCTCGCGCATCGGGCAATCGCTGAGCGATGTGGCGACCGAGGCATCCTACTGGTTGTTCCCGCGCAAGGGCACGATGTTGGAAGACTGGATGGCCACCCAGAGCGGGCAGGCGATCTTGATGCAGCTGGACGGCACGCGCCCCGATGCGATCTGGATGGTGCGCGCCCCGGGGTCGGACATGACGCAGATCGCCACGGCCCTGATCTCGGGGCGGGCGGGCACGTTCGACGGGCCGCACGGGCAGGTGGCGGTGCTGGACCATGCGGGCCAGTGGCAAAGCTGGATCGCGCCCGACCGCAAACCGGTCTTGCTGGAGGACTGGAGCCTGGCGAATGCGCGCCATGCGATGGGGAATTTCGTTTCGGCCCAGCCGATCAGCTACGTTTTCGGAGTGTTCTTCATCGCGCTGATCTCGGCTGCGCTGGCGCTTCGGCTTATCATTTCTACCAGAGAGCATGACACATGA
- a CDS encoding DNA polymerase III subunit chi: protein MGDALFYHLTRTPLEETLPILLTKSLAAGWRVAVRGRDAARLDWLDRQLWLGRPEAFLPHGLSGGPHDADQPVLLTTGTDLPNGATCLMTIDGAALEPAEITALDRVCILFDGHDPDALAHARGQWKALTAAGVRAQYWSQDSGKWEKKAQSDGA from the coding sequence ATGGGTGACGCACTGTTCTACCACCTGACCCGCACGCCGCTTGAGGAAACGCTGCCCATCTTGCTGACTAAATCGCTGGCGGCGGGCTGGCGCGTGGCGGTGCGGGGGCGCGACGCAGCCCGGCTCGACTGGCTGGACCGGCAGCTCTGGCTGGGGCGCCCCGAGGCGTTCTTGCCGCACGGCCTGTCAGGCGGGCCACATGACGCCGATCAGCCGGTGCTGCTGACCACCGGCACCGACCTGCCCAATGGCGCCACCTGCCTGATGACCATCGACGGCGCAGCGTTGGAGCCTGCGGAAATCACTGCCCTTGACCGGGTCTGCATCTTGTTCGACGGCCACGACCCGGACGCGCTGGCCCATGCGCGCGGCCAATGGAAGGCGCTGACGGCGGCGGGCGTCCGGGCGCAATACTGGTCGCAAGACAGCGGGAAATGGGAGAAAAAGGCGCAATCCGACGGCGCATGA
- a CDS encoding TfoX/Sxy family DNA transformation protein — translation MSDPITAIRNLGPAMADAFARAGITTATQLRALGTDAAYAALLAGGTRAHFIPYYCIEMGLQGRPWNDCKGAEKDRLRVRFDAIVAHRKEHAAQQNAASNTDPAFEAALDALGVIPALKLRSDQPTSSSPAKK, via the coding sequence ATGTCCGACCCGATCACGGCGATCCGCAACCTTGGCCCTGCCATGGCCGATGCCTTCGCCCGCGCAGGCATCACCACCGCCACGCAACTGCGCGCGCTGGGCACCGATGCGGCCTACGCCGCCCTTTTGGCCGGGGGAACGCGGGCACATTTCATCCCTTATTATTGTATCGAAATGGGGCTTCAGGGCCGCCCCTGGAACGATTGCAAGGGCGCCGAAAAGGACCGCCTGCGCGTGCGTTTCGACGCCATTGTCGCGCACCGGAAAGAGCACGCCGCACAGCAAAACGCCGCCTCGAACACCGATCCGGCATTCGAGGCGGCGCTGGATGCGCTGGGCGTTATCCCGGCGCTGAAACTGCGTTCAGATCAGCCGACCAGTTCCAGCCCGGCGAAGAAATAA
- a CDS encoding DUF1294 domain-containing protein — protein MVFVLALEVWLIVINVLAIGLFWYDKLCAERGHWRVPEAVLLRAAFLGGSPGAKLAQWCLRHKTRKEPFRTNLNTVVTLQCMALAGGLALWAYWGGGVEWAAQVAARLTALG, from the coding sequence ATGGTATTCGTGCTTGCGCTAGAGGTCTGGCTGATCGTCATCAACGTGCTGGCAATCGGATTGTTTTGGTATGACAAGCTGTGCGCCGAGCGCGGACACTGGCGCGTGCCAGAAGCGGTGCTGCTGCGCGCCGCGTTTCTGGGCGGCAGCCCGGGCGCGAAGCTGGCGCAGTGGTGCCTGCGCCACAAGACGCGCAAAGAGCCGTTTCGCACGAACCTCAATACCGTCGTGACGCTGCAATGCATGGCGCTGGCCGGGGGGCTGGCGCTGTGGGCCTATTGGGGCGGCGGGGTGGAGTGGGCGGCGCAGGTGGCGGCGCGATTGACCGCGCTGGGGTAG
- a CDS encoding MarC family protein — protein sequence MDPAFLITAFVTLFVVIDPIGMTPLFLALTQGADARTRRSIGLRACFIAALLLSIFALLGDALLQFIGISMPAFQIAGGILLFLTALDMLFDRRSARRQDHADSGVAAPADDPSVFPLAMPLIAGPGAMATMILLTNETGRSMEGIAMVLVVMLAVITMVMVLFLSAGLLERVLRRTGTMVVTRLLGMLLAALSVQFVIDGARAIGVI from the coding sequence ATTGACCCCGCCTTCCTCATTACCGCCTTCGTCACGCTCTTCGTGGTTATCGACCCGATCGGCATGACCCCGCTGTTCCTCGCCCTGACCCAAGGGGCCGATGCCCGCACCCGGCGGTCCATCGGGCTGCGCGCCTGTTTCATCGCCGCGCTGCTCCTGTCGATCTTCGCCCTGCTGGGTGACGCGTTGTTGCAGTTCATCGGGATTTCCATGCCCGCCTTCCAGATCGCGGGTGGGATCTTGCTGTTTCTGACCGCGCTCGACATGCTGTTTGACCGGCGCAGCGCGCGGCGGCAGGACCATGCGGACAGCGGTGTTGCCGCGCCCGCCGATGACCCTTCCGTCTTCCCGCTGGCGATGCCGCTGATCGCAGGCCCCGGCGCCATGGCCACGATGATCTTGCTGACCAATGAGACCGGGCGCAGCATGGAGGGCATCGCCATGGTGTTGGTGGTCATGCTGGCGGTCATCACGATGGTCATGGTGCTGTTCCTGTCGGCGGGCCTTTTGGAACGCGTGCTGCGCCGCACCGGCACGATGGTGGTGACACGGCTCTTGGGCATGTTGCTGGCCGCGCTTTCGGTGCAATTCGTGATCGACGGCGCGCGCGCCATCGGGGTGATCTGA